In Myripristis murdjan chromosome 9, fMyrMur1.1, whole genome shotgun sequence, the following proteins share a genomic window:
- the vamp5 gene encoding vesicle-associated membrane protein 5, with translation MENGKSRLQQAHEEVEEVKIIMLDNLNKADERSGKLGELEDRADQLLQSTKTFEKSTNRLKQQKRWDNMKMKIVLIGVGVVAAAIIVGLIIYAIVDASQGQ, from the exons GAGAATGGGAAGAGCCGCCTGCAGCAGGCCCacgaggaggtggaggaggtgaagatCATCATGCTGGACAACCTGAACAAGGCCGATGAGAGATCTGGCAAACTGGGCGAACTGGAGGACAGAGCTGATCAGCTGCTGCAAAGT ACTAAAACCTTTGAAAAGAGCACCAACCGGTTGAAGCAGCAGAAGAGATGGGACAACATGAAGATGAAAATAGTGCTGATCGGCGTCGGAGTGGTGGCAGCAGCCATTATTGTCGGACTCATAATCTATGCCATTGTTGATGCTTCACAGGGACAGTAG
- the rnf181 gene encoding E3 ubiquitin-protein ligase RNF181 isoform X1 produces MCFSARQSYCKEDTRLCFARMACYFDEHDCEPTNPEEQYRQNALLELARSLMQGLDIDSGAFDLSDWDQRLPPPAAKTAVQTLSVVIISPEQADKGVKCPVCLLEFEEQETVREMPCKHLFHSGCILPWLGKTNSCPLCRLELPTDNPEYEEFKKDKERRRQREHRLEDLHGAMYT; encoded by the exons ATGTGTTTTTCTGCCAGGCAGTCTTACTGCAAAGAGGACACAAGGCTTTGTTTTGCCAGAATGGCGTGTTACTTTGATGAACATGACTGTGAGCCGACCAACCCTGAGGAGCAGTATCGCCAAAATGCACTACTGGAACTGGCCAG GTCTTTAATGCAGGGCCTGGACATCGACTCGGGGGCGTTTGACCTGTCAGACTGGGACCAGCGGCTTCCTCCTCCGGCTGCCAAAACCGCTGTCCAGACGCTCTCTGTGGTCATTATTTCTCCAGAGCAAGCAG ACAAAGGTGTCAAGTGTCCGGTGTGTCTGCTGGAGTTTGAGGAGCAAGAGACGGTGCGAGAAATGCCCTGCAAACATCTCTTCCACTCAGGATGCATACTGCCCTGGTTAGGGAAG ACCAACTCCTGCCCGCTGTGTCGGCTTGAATTACCGACAGACAATCCAGAGTACGAGGAGTTTAAAAAAGACAAG gaaagaagaagacagagggagCACAGGCTGGAGGACCTACACGGAGCCATGTACACATGA
- the rnf181 gene encoding E3 ubiquitin-protein ligase RNF181 isoform X2 produces MACYFDEHDCEPTNPEEQYRQNALLELARSLMQGLDIDSGAFDLSDWDQRLPPPAAKTAVQTLSVVIISPEQADKGVKCPVCLLEFEEQETVREMPCKHLFHSGCILPWLGKTNSCPLCRLELPTDNPEYEEFKKDKERRRQREHRLEDLHGAMYT; encoded by the exons ATGGCGTGTTACTTTGATGAACATGACTGTGAGCCGACCAACCCTGAGGAGCAGTATCGCCAAAATGCACTACTGGAACTGGCCAG GTCTTTAATGCAGGGCCTGGACATCGACTCGGGGGCGTTTGACCTGTCAGACTGGGACCAGCGGCTTCCTCCTCCGGCTGCCAAAACCGCTGTCCAGACGCTCTCTGTGGTCATTATTTCTCCAGAGCAAGCAG ACAAAGGTGTCAAGTGTCCGGTGTGTCTGCTGGAGTTTGAGGAGCAAGAGACGGTGCGAGAAATGCCCTGCAAACATCTCTTCCACTCAGGATGCATACTGCCCTGGTTAGGGAAG ACCAACTCCTGCCCGCTGTGTCGGCTTGAATTACCGACAGACAATCCAGAGTACGAGGAGTTTAAAAAAGACAAG gaaagaagaagacagagggagCACAGGCTGGAGGACCTACACGGAGCCATGTACACATGA
- the tmem150aa gene encoding transmembrane protein 150Aa — protein sequence MTAWIVLPVSLSAFSITGIWIVYAMAVMNQHVCPVENWSYNVTCTEELPRPGFPKTCCTIQDIPLISKCGSYPPESCLFSLIGNVGAFMVVMVCLLRYAQVIEHSHRCWINTSALVSGCTNAVGLVMVGNFQVDHAKSLHYVGAGVAFPAGLLFVCLQCVLTYRVAVTALDYWMAHFRVALALGAMVSLVLSGIFFIHESFVLQHAAAICEWVFTVDILVFYGTFTYEFGTVTSETMMAGLQQTLHHSSGVIMGPGARAAALGGATKGLKSPGGSSTSTHLNCTPESIAML from the exons ATGACTGCCTGGATTGTCCTGCCTGTCAGCCTCTCTGCCTTCTCCATCACAGGAATATGGATAGT CTACGCCATGGCTGTGATGAATCAGCATGTTTGTCCAGTAGAGAACTG GTCTTACAATGTAACATGCACAGAGGAGCTGCCCCGACCAGGCTTCCCCAAGACATGCTGCACTATCCAGGACATCCCCCTCATCAG TAAGTGTGGCTCCTATCCACCAGAGAGCTGCCTGTTCAGTCTGATTGGCAACGTTGGAGCCTTCATGG tggtGATGGTGTGCCTTCTGCGCTACGCCCAGGTGATAGAGCACAGCCACCGGTGCTGGATCAACACCAGTGCCCTGGTGTCTGGCTGCACCAACGCTGTGGGCCTGGTCATGGTGGGCAACTTCCAG GTTGACCATGCCAAGTCTCTTCACTACGTGGGTGCTGGCGTGGCATTCCCAGCAGGactgctgtttgtgtgcctgcAGTGTGTGCTCACCTACCGGGTGGCTGTGACCGCCTTGGACTACTGGATGGCCCACTTCAGGGTGGCACTGGCACTGGGTGCCATGGTCTCCCTCGTCCTCA GTGGCATCTTCTTCATCCATGAGAGCTTTGTCCTGCAGCATGCCGCTGCCATCTGTGAGTGGGTCTTCACCGTGGACATCCTGGTCTTCTACGGCACCTTCACCTACGAGTTCGGCACCGTCACCAGCGAGACCATGATGGCGGGCCTGCAGCAGACACTTCACCACAGCTCGGGAGTCATCATGGGCCCCGGGGCCAGGGCTGCAGCGCTGGGTGGGGCGACCAAGGGCCTTAAGTCCCCTGGGGGAAGCAGCACGTCCACCCATCTCAACTGTACACCGGAGAGCATAGCCATGTTGTAG